One Dioscorea cayenensis subsp. rotundata cultivar TDr96_F1 chromosome 17, TDr96_F1_v2_PseudoChromosome.rev07_lg8_w22 25.fasta, whole genome shotgun sequence DNA window includes the following coding sequences:
- the LOC120280094 gene encoding arogenate dehydrogenase 2, chloroplastic-like, whose product MSNSGMESLGPNSEFNETPLKIAIVGFGNFGQFIAKGIQRQGHVVLASSRSDYSDYCNENGIKFFKNLEGLCEEEPDIVLICSSILSTESVTLGIPFHKLKQDTIFADVLSVKEFPRNLFLDVLPPEFGIVCTHPMFGPDSGRHGWAGLPFVYDEVRILEGSTQAQKCAQFLSIFQKEGCRMVEMSCEEHDRYAAGTQFITHTIGRILSHLNLESTPINTNGFETLLHLTESTVSDSFDLYYGLFMYNVNAMEQIENLSRAFEAVKQKLFSRLHGILKKQIIERVSFQTSIPEEKPGSYFLPDNKKMKDFSSFAEPSEKTSKEQEDE is encoded by the exons ATGTCAAACAGTGGGATGGAATCTCTAGGACCAAATTCAGAGTTTAATGAAACTCCACTCAAGATTGCTATTGTAGGGTTTGGTAACTTTGGGCAGTTCATAGCTAAAGGAATCCAGCGCCAGGGTCATGTAGTGCTTGCCTCATCAAGATCTGACTACTCCGATTATTGCAACGAAAACGGAATCAAATTCTTCAA GAATTTGGAAGGGTTGTGTGAGGAGGAGCCAGACATAGTGCTAATTTGTAGCTCTATCCTTTCTACTGAGAGTGTTACACTTGGGATCCCTTTTCATAAGCTCAAGCAGGACACTATCTTTGCAGATGTGTTGTCTGTGAAGGAGTTCCCACGCAATCTTTTCCTTGAT GTACTTCCTCCAGAGTTTGGGATTGTTTGCACTCATCCAATGTTTGGCCCTGATAGTGGAAGACATGGATGGGCAGGCTTGCCTTTTGTTTATGACGAAGTTCGTATTCTCGAAGGAAGCACTCAAGCTCAGAAATGTGCTCAATTCTTGAGCATTTTTCAGAAAGAG GGGTGTAGAATGGTGGAGATGTCATGCGAGGAACATGATCGTTATGCTGCTGGAACCCAGTTCATCACTCACACTATTGGAAG GATCTTATCACATCTAAATCTTGAGTCCACCCCAATCAACACTAACGGATTTGAAACTCTTCTGCATCTT ACGGAAAGCACGGTCAGTGATAGCTTTGATCTCTATTATGGGCTCTTTATGTACAATGTGAATGCTATGGAGCAG ATTGAGAACTTGAGCAGAGCATTTGAGGCAGTGAAACAAAAACTTTTCAGTCGGCTACATGGCATcttgaaaaaacaaattatcGAAAGGGTTTCTTTTCAGACAAGCATCCCAGAAGAAAAACCAGGCTCTTATTTCCTGCCTGATAACAAGAAGATGAAAGACTTCTCCAGCTTTGCTGAACCTTCGgaaaaaacaagcaaagaacaagaagatgaatAA